The Danio rerio strain Tuebingen ecotype United States chromosome 19, GRCz12tu, whole genome shotgun sequence genome includes the window AAAGCCCGGCAGACGCCAAACTGCTTTAGTAGTTTTCAAGCAAGACGAACGAATCTTAGATACATACTTGACCTAAAATGAAAAAGTTTGGGATATTACAAAGAGAGAGCAAGTATCttttaatatctgtgtgtttCCGGAAGACAGGTCACCTTACGATCATAACAACGTTACGTTTTTTTCGAATTAATTGCAATAAACTTAGTCCCATTTTTCAATGGCTTTTCCTATTTTATTTCCTCCTCTCGTTCTACAAGGGCTTGTCGGTCCTGTGTGCTGTGATGAAGGCCATGCCGTGCGTGCGGAAGTGTGTGTTAAGGTCCGAGGCTTTATCGAAGCGTCGCCCACACACCCTACAGCTGACCCCTCCATCCCCATCCTCGCCCGCTTTCGGTGAGGACGGGGATCCATACTGCGGTGATGCACCAGGCGATGCGTTTCTGTCATGTTGACCTTGGCGTAAGCGGTGCGTGATGAATTTATGTCGGCTGAGGGACCCGGCTGACGCGAAACAGGCTCCGCACTGCAGGCACTGCTGGGGCGCGTTCTCTGCGTCACAGTGGACGGGAATGTGCCTCTGAAACTCTTCCCAATCCTGTGTGGTGAAGCCGCAGGGTGTGCAGCGGAATGTCCCGTCCTCTTCCTCCTGCTCCACTGGACGGTTTTCAGACGCTCGCGTTCTCTTAGCTGGACCCGAGGTGTCCTCTCCGGGGACGTCATCGGTGTCGGTGCCGCCCCCTGCTGGTGGAGCTCCGCTCTCATTGTCGAGCTCTGATGAACTGCCGGCTCCGTCAGCTGGAAGAGAGCGCTTTCTAGTGTTCGGAGCGTTCTGCGAGAGGAGATTCAAATGAATATGTGAACTGTTACGTaccaaaataaacattctgaGATGAAAAAGACAATTCTGAATGCACTTGGCTGAAAAAGAATACTAAAAATGCTTGgtgataattatttattattttattcaataataagAAGTAgttttgtaagactttttaaaaaatttttataattattttttcggggttttcacctttatttttgataggacagtatagataattgacaggaaagcatggggagcagagagaggggaaggatcggcataggaccgcgaggcggaatcgaacccgggtcgccgcAAGCACCGGAGTTCATGTgtcaatgcactaaccactacaccactagcACCGACAAGACTTTTTAAATTTAACTCAAAttatacagataaaaaaaaacacaagcaaacaacAACTATTTACTGACAGTGAACAAGTTGAGAGGTGTCACTTTACCCATGATAGCACAGTAGCCTTAttgcaagcagcaggaacaagtatATTAGATATAAATGTCCTGTTGGTACGCTACCTGATTGTTTTtctgatggttctgtgggtctcatctatcaaatctgatctttattttttattctctattggattcaagtcaggtgattggctgggccattctacagcttgattttctttctctgaaagcatttcagagtttccttggctgtgttttggatcattgtcttgctgaaatgtccagccaggtttcatcttcatcgtcctgctaatgtagatgttaaactgaagcagctgatattaatttacaatgacgaaagGCAGAGGGTTAATGAACTACTGGGAGATTTCAGCAGCTGTCTGgcctttcactgcctttctacatctccttttcttcaagtgttcaatactttttgtctgcgtcatttcattttataacacacaacttcatttgtaaactaattagatttgttttctttgcatatatggatttttttggttgttatcaaAGTTAacgacacctttagaaatatgttttctgagaaaaatgatgaCGTGCTCAATAATTCTTTCCCCCACTGTACAAAGTTGAATATTGAGCTACTTTGAGCCGCAGCGCATAAAGTAGTCAATAGTTTGTTCTGCTGCTCTTGCACTTTCACAGTGCAGCAACTAACCATTTTTGTACagcacaagccattgaaatgaatgggtttcatagcgcaTTGCTTTCTATGTCCGGTGTGAAAGCTGCTTCACATCACACAGTGACTATGGCTGGAGGGAGAGTAAATCCAGTGCAGCTCAGCATAGGCttttttgcatcaaaaaaaaatatataataataataaaaaaacaaaataaaaagacatTCATTCGGTATTTCCAGCAGCTGAATAAGTGGTGTGTGCACAGTAACATACAATAGAGGCAGAGTGGTTAAACTGACCGTTCTGTCTGTTGTTTGTCGTGATCTGATGCCGTGCCTGACCCGAATGTGCTTCTCCAAAATCAGACGACTACTGAATGTTCGCTTGCCTTCTGAGCAGTGCCTGTGGGAGATAGACAGATTTACAAGATAAATATAATTATGGCACAGTTTTATAAAGGAATAGAATGGTCTAAGTGAATTTGTAACAGTATCAGAAATTACATTGTCCTTTTGGGGAAAATATTTGCCGAGTGCTATTGATTTCCCGCGGGACTCTTTATAACTTAATTGTGTTCGTGTAcacttttatgccaaaaaattaCCAATTACCTAAATCAACATGAATGTTTCAATCCATCAATCTGTAACCtacatattaacacatttatAGATTTGAGCATGACATATTCCAGGCTCACATACAAAACCTTCCAGTCCCTGTCATTAGTTTAGCATAGATTTAACACTTTTGACAAAATCACCGTAATAATCACTGAAGCTGCTAAATTAATTTCTTACTTCATATCTGCATTTTGTATGTTATGATGAGAATTTATAAGCATGCAaagttcattttcattcatttaacctGAATACAAACTacatgtacaaatataatattagtgtagataattcatatttttatattttccccTCTTAACTTAAACCTGCGGGAGATTTGTACCACGAGCCCTTGTTAATTTTCAACCCTGATTTGCAGTTGAGTAATGTTCGACTCACGGGCAGTGGAAGACTCTCTTGACGCCCTCGTGTATTATTCGGACATGCCGACGAAGACTGTTGGCTGAACTGAATGAACGCTCGCACAATCTGCAGGGAAATTTCTTCATTACctagaagaagaaaataaaagcacatttgACAGGGTTTCTGTAGGTTCCACCAAgtgaaatgtaagactttttataacttttttttggtaataattttgtttaattaattttgttttataactATTATAcaaggctaaatgctaaggattttgtAATAtctcagttggaaaagatttcaCTTCCCCtattaaaaatgattataatgtaatacatttaataataatacaataataataatttaataataaaaaatataggcgAGTTTAGTATCAGAAAGGTGCATGGGTCTGTGGGTCTTTAGAGCATGTGAGAGTGTTGAGAGTTCACGCACTCACAGAACGAAACGGGCAAACAAGAAAggattttccactacttaatcaATCTCGCATGTTTGGTTATATTAGGTAGATACAAAagagtgtaaaaggatgataataatagtaaaaaaaaaaaaaaagtgtcactaGGGCCCAATCCCAactctaccccttagcccttccccttacccctaccacTCGTTTTGCAGGtgcccgtgaaggggtagtggtgtcgaAATTCTCTTTAGCTGGAAGGCGTAAGGCTAAaggcaaggggtatacaccccttcaaacgaagatttttcaggacaacactcgaaaccaaggggtaagaaaaatttcccagaatacaccagccacagctgcacccggaagtaaagaGATCAAcgaattagtattttttgtcattattacgagtttttacaacaaacaaacacattttaatatatatattcataaccgtgttcgtgttttaccatcttgctttaaaaaaaaaaaaaaacaaaaaaaaaacgctaaaataaaaacttttattatttattatctctaATAATATTCCTGTGCAGcaatcccacaacattctgacactcgatgacactggaatacccactagtaatgtctagtggctgtcatgggctttttacagtgtctgctataatgttaatgttgtttttggtgtgtttacatagatgaatatggccactgtgtgcACAACACAGATATGATCTTATTGGCACATTAGATGGTTATGATGACATAAtaaatgccttcagtgatttcctgaagataaacaccaaaaatagcacaactggaattactccagcagtcgccatcgtctgaaCTCATATGGAGCATAAGATGGCGATGAcacatgatgacgtgtgcaggtgctgtcccaattcttaggggtacattttgaagcccttccccttcacccttgattgtaagggccaaggggaaagggTACCAAAGtacaattgggattgggcctaaatatactaaatataatTGGGCGGCTGTTAATATATCTGGGCGGCCTGACCAAGtaaagtgtatgtgtgagaagCACTGCATGTAATggattttaaagaaaaaacaaaaacaccacaCATATACTCTAACAATAAGCTTTTCTAAAGCAGAtctcaaaatatataaaactaaatatattatttCTCTTACAGCAGTCACAAGAAATTGCTAGAAGCTCAATTGATCAGTTTACTTGTGCTTACtctgttatttttttaagagTACCAACCGTTCCGTGTTCATTCTTCATGTGGTCGATGTAATCCTCTCTCTCTGGAAATCGCTTCTTGCACTCCTTGCACCTCCACTCCATATTCCCGCTCTCTGGAGAGCTCacctgctcctcctcctcattctcctcctcctcttcatcttcTCTCTCTTCTCCTTCCTGCTCTCCCTCCTCGTCTTccccttcctcttcctcctctcctGGGCCCTGGCTCAGCTCATCTGAATTGTTTTCTGTTGCTGGTTTGGGTTTAGAGGTGGAGTTACCGGCAGGGGCGGAGACGGGAGAAGAGGTGGTGGGCGGAGTCTCAGCTTTGACAGACAAGCCTCTGTGAGCAGTCTAATGGGAAATATTAAAAGACGACTTTGGTTAAAGCGATACGGAATGGATAGCATGATAATTTGCACACCGAGGCGGCTGTTGTACTTGGTTTGAGCTTTAGACAGCGTGATACAGAGAAATCACTTTGTAAATGCCTAACCAAGAGTATTACTGTATGCCTTTTTTGACACCACATTCTTCAGGGAATGTGAAAAGAATGGGTAACACAAAAGGCAAAATGACAATGTATTCTTTCATTTAAACAATCCTTAAATGCATTgtatcataataaaataatgattttaaaaaaagatagttatttaaataacaataataactactatttcataaaatattataaaaatgaacACAATGTACACATACActtgctggccactttattaggtacaccttactagtacaaggttggacccccttttgccttcggaACGGCCTTAATCCTTCATTGGCATAGGTTCAACAAGATACTGAAAATAATCCTCAGGAATTTTAGTCCATGTTGACattatagcatcatgcagttgctgcagatttttcagctgcacatTCATAATCCATCTCCcgatccaccacatcccaaagatgctctattggattgagatctggtgactgtggaggccatttgagtgcagtgaactcattgtcacgttcaagaaaccagtctgagatttgcgctttatgacatggcgcattattctgctggaagtagccatcagaagatgggtacactatggtcataaagggatggacatggtcagcaacaatacacagGTAGATTGTgccgttgacacaatgctcaattggtactaatgggcccaaagtgtggaaaaatatatcccccacaccattacaccactaccaccagcctaaaccattgatacaaggcaggatggatccatgctgtcatgttgttgacaccaaattctgaacCTTCCATCCAAATGTCGCAATAGAAATCGAGACAGGTgtaacgtttttccaatcttctattgtccaattttggtgagcctgtgtgaattgtagcctcagtttcctgatcTTAGCTGTCAGGAGTGGCatcaggtgtggtcttctgctgctgtagcccagtTACCATTGCTTTAACTATTAGCTTAAACTAGTGTGGCCATTcttttctgacctctggcatcaagaaggtatttgcgcccacagaactgccactcactggatattttctctttttcagaacattctccgtaaaccctataaatggttgtgtgtgaaaatctcagtaaatcagcagtttctgaaatactcagaccagcccgtctggccccaacaaccatgccactttcaaagtcccttaaatcagctttctttcccattctgatgctcggtttgaactgcagcagatcatcttgaccatttctacatgcctaaatgcaatgagttactgccatgtgattggctgattagaaatttgcattaatgagcagttagacaggtgtacctaataaagtggccgttcaGTGTAGTTTGTATATTGCAATTCATTAtagcatattattaatattattactttattaataatacattataatgtaacaatattaatagaaaaatatgttaattatttattatattgtattgtattcaggaataaaaatatacttaataataataataacaataataatacaaaaattcaTTATAACATTAAGGATATCTACCTTTATGTGTTCCATCATGGATCCTTTCTGGGCATAAAGTTTAGTGCAGTCTGGACATTTGAACACATGCACCTTCTGTTTGGCTAAATGAGTGTCAAAATGCATGTACAGCAGAGGTTTCTGGGTAAAAACTGTATCGCACATGACACACTTGTAGATCATCCTGTAAAAACAGTACAAAGTTAATAACCTcaaagaatttatttatattataaaaattgtATTAAGCTGTGTGTGATGGGTCACCCTACTTGGCCTGTGCAGCTGTGAGTGCAGGATGCTGGGAAGTGATGTGCCCTTGGGCGCTTTGGGCAGATTTGAAGGCCATCGGGCAATTGGGGCACTTATGAAACACCTCACAGTGAGCCGTCTGAATGTGGGACTTGATAGAGTTCAAACCTCCGAACACAACCTGACAACTGGAGCACCTAAAGGAAAAGATTTGGTTGGAGATTTGAGCATGTCCAAAGcaacacttttattttgtttacttgcaggaaaTCTTGCAGATAACAGTAAGTGTTTTGCgatttaactaaatatttttaggCCAGAAACCTGTAGCCGATGCGCCTAGCAAAATGCAGGCAGGACTCTTCCAGATGCGTCTGAAATGTGGCCTGGCGGGCAGTGCCACCACACTCTGGGCACACGTGAGGTGCGCGGTGTTTATGGATCCGCTGATGAGCCGACACACTGCACCAGTTAGGCAGCATCATGGGAGGAGAACAAAGCGTGCAAGTCTGAAAAAGAAATAGAGTGTAGGAAATTAGTAAATCAAGTTCATACATGTACTTTTGGGTCAGTTTAAAAAAATCAGGATCtgagtaaatgtgtaaactgACAGACAATAACTTTAACTATGTTGTGTTGCACCATGGAGTCATTTtatagtacacacacatataatcatGATGCTGAAAAATAGTGTTTAAACAAAATGATGCAGGGTTGGTTCAAAcgtctgcagaaaaaaaaatcagacctgCTCGTCCAACCAGGTCATCAGATATAGAAAAAGTGTTCTAGACAAttctagtatgtttatagtattaGAACTTACTGAGTTTGGAGTAGCTCTGATTTGCTGGAAATGGGTCACTAATTCAGCCTTGCTTAAAAACTGGGCTTGACATTCTGGACACTTGAAGTTGTGGTATTGCAGAGCTTCGCCTTTCTTGCAGGGCAGCGGCATCAATGCCTGAGGACTCTGGGGTCCACGACGGGCAGGACTGGGCTGAGTTGAAGCCGTGCCTGGAGAGGGGGAGTCTTTGAGTGGACTGGAAGTGGACGGTGCAGGAATCGTCCCTGCAGGGGTAGTGGAGGATGTCAAAGGTGGAGAGGAAAGTGACGGAGAAAGCATACCTACAAACAGAACATTTGGCATTCAGCATTGAGTGTATGACATTAAGCGTTCACAGAAAACTGCAGAATTTTGAAGTTACCAATGGGGGTAGTGTCCTGCTGGCCAATCATCTGCTCCACTGTAACTGGTCTCATAACCAAATGTGAGCACTGCATGACCAGGCCTCGTTCCTTGTGCTCGCGAGCATGTAGCAGCAGACTGCACTTGTTGAAGAAAGCCAGCCGTTTTGCGCAGTGATTGCAGGTCACCTCTATTCTTAAAGAGCGACGGTCGTAGTGTCTAGCCAGGCTGCGCTCCAGAGCGAACGAATCTCCACACTCCAAGCAGCGGTAGCCAGCGGCAGGCATAGGAAGACCCCATTCAGGCGGTGGAGGGGTTGAGAGATCTGGACGGTAACTAGGAAGCAAGTTCTTGCTATTTAAGATCTTGTTGAAGGCCTCGACTAGGCTGGACTGGCTTCGAGAAATAACAGCACCAGTGCTGTTGACGATAGATGCTGGTTTACATGGCATAGTCCCTCCATTGGTGGTTTTACCGACTGTAGGACGTACGCTTATCCCGCCGACAGCTGGTGCGACAGGTAGAGTGGTGGCTTTTGTGATGCTCACTGCAGTGGCGGAGACTTTAGTTTTATCTGACTGCATGGTCATTTTGTTTTGAACCTTGCTGGCTGCAGCGAGCATGGCACTACTGGCTTCTAAAGTGGATACTGGTAGGGTTGAGCATTTCACGCCTTGACCAGCAGTGGTGTCATTTTTTTTCCCACCTTTCACGGGACCGGCTCGACCTCCTGTTTGGCCTTTATTTGCATCTTTTCCTGCATTGGCAGCAGCACCTCCCTTACCTGCTACTCGAGTAACAGTGCGAGTGATGCCTCCTGTAGACGTCTTAATGGTCTTGATGCGGACTTTAAGAGGTCTAGAAGGGGCTTTGCCACCAGTTGCAGCTTTTCCATCACTGTTTGTTGACGAGCCAGTCTCCGCTTCAAGGGATTGCGCAGGATCTACCTCTATTTTATCTGTATCCCCTTTACCACCATCTGTGTTCTCCGCATCTTGTCCATTCTCTGTAGATGCTTTGTCTACTTCCATCTCCTCATCTTCCTCCTTGGGTTCACGAAGGGCTGCAGAAGGGGATGAGGCGGCCGCTGGGCTGCAGGATCTTTTAGTAACTGCAGATGTTGGCATGGAGGACTTGGGCATTTCAGGCTCTGGGCTTTCAGGAGAATCCCGTTCTTCAATCACATGCTCTGGGTTTCTCTCTTCTTGAGGTAAACTTTTTCCATTTCCTGTTTGGGCGGCTGTTGACAGCCAATTCTGTTGCGCACGAGGAGAAGCAGGTGATGCGGAGGGGACGTCACCTGGTTTGGGGTAAGCATTTGGTGATATGGATGTTGAAGGGGGAATAGAAGGAGACTGTGAATTTTCAGGGGATGACCGAAGTCGACGTGAGAGTTTCGGAGGGGTAGGAGAGTCCGGACTCTCATGAATGACTAAAGACCCTCCAGAATCAGGATCTGAGTCCTCCTCTTCTGAATCTGCACGTCTAAATGCAGACGAACTAAGACGTGGTGTTCCGTTAAACGGCTCTGTTAAAGAAGTGGCAAGCGGAGACGAGGCCACAGCCCCAGACACTCTGGAGCCAACTGAGGGAGACGATGATGACGGCGAGGAGGATGAGGCTGTGGAAGGAGTGGAAAGAAGTGGTTTAGGTGGAGGAAAGAAAGGAGATGCTGCTCCGCTTGCCCCACTTGGATTTGCAGGAGCTTTTGCCTTGTCTGCACCTTCAAGGTTCATCTCCTGCTGCATATGCTGCTGT containing:
- the znf687b gene encoding zinc finger protein 687b; amino-acid sequence: MGDMKTPDFDDLLAAFDIPDIDAKEAIQSAPDEVEGHQGAGGASLIKSGDASVGESSALRSPSPSTDSQSDPSIVSVIVKNRVRPEPFDGGENSVPDPLNHNGFVSSGGSVHMSQSRGQPNGEQWPVCSSKAIPETAGQHGSSGGSKQGSNIFNKLKPLMAQGAGDSVGRARKMQLLQQQHMQQEMNLEGADKAKAPANPSGASGAASPFFPPPKPLLSTPSTASSSSPSSSSPSVGSRVSGAVASSPLATSLTEPFNGTPRLSSSAFRRADSEEEDSDPDSGGSLVIHESPDSPTPPKLSRRLRSSPENSQSPSIPPSTSISPNAYPKPGDVPSASPASPRAQQNWLSTAAQTGNGKSLPQEERNPEHVIEERDSPESPEPEMPKSSMPTSAVTKRSCSPAAASSPSAALREPKEEDEEMEVDKASTENGQDAENTDGGKGDTDKIEVDPAQSLEAETGSSTNSDGKAATGGKAPSRPLKVRIKTIKTSTGGITRTVTRVAGKGGAAANAGKDANKGQTGGRAGPVKGGKKNDTTAGQGVKCSTLPVSTLEASSAMLAAASKVQNKMTMQSDKTKVSATAVSITKATTLPVAPAVGGISVRPTVGKTTNGGTMPCKPASIVNSTGAVISRSQSSLVEAFNKILNSKNLLPSYRPDLSTPPPPEWGLPMPAAGYRCLECGDSFALERSLARHYDRRSLRIEVTCNHCAKRLAFFNKCSLLLHAREHKERGLVMQCSHLVMRPVTVEQMIGQQDTTPIGMLSPSLSSPPLTSSTTPAGTIPAPSTSSPLKDSPSPGTASTQPSPARRGPQSPQALMPLPCKKGEALQYHNFKCPECQAQFLSKAELVTHFQQIRATPNSTCTLCSPPMMLPNWCSVSAHQRIHKHRAPHVCPECGGTARQATFQTHLEESCLHFARRIGYRCSSCQVVFGGLNSIKSHIQTAHCEVFHKCPNCPMAFKSAQSAQGHITSQHPALTAAQAKMIYKCVMCDTVFTQKPLLYMHFDTHLAKQKVHVFKCPDCTKLYAQKGSMMEHIKTAHRGLSVKAETPPTTSSPVSAPAGNSTSKPKPATENNSDELSQGPGEEEEEGEDEEGEQEGEEREDEEEEENEEEEQVSSPESGNMEWRCKECKKRFPEREDYIDHMKNEHGTVMKKFPCRLCERSFSSANSLRRHVRIIHEGVKRVFHCPHCSEGKRTFSSRLILEKHIRVRHGIRSRQTTDRTNAPNTRKRSLPADGAGSSSELDNESGAPPAGGGTDTDDVPGEDTSGPAKRTRASENRPVEQEEEDGTFRCTPCGFTTQDWEEFQRHIPVHCDAENAPQQCLQCGACFASAGSLSRHKFITHRLRQGQHDRNASPGASPQYGSPSSPKAGEDGDGGVSCRVCGRRFDKASDLNTHFRTHGMAFITAHRTDKPL